A portion of the Pseudomonas protegens CHA0 genome contains these proteins:
- a CDS encoding efflux transporter outer membrane subunit → MRNSPLTLAALALALGGCSLAPDYQRPTAPVAPQYPQGAAFAPAAGNPGADWQGLFQDPLLQQLIHSALQNNRDLRVAALNVAAYQAQYRIQRADLFPAVSAGASGKRQRLPEQMTGSKALISSSYSANLGISAYELDFFGRIRSLSQQALMTYLSSEEARRSAQLSLVANVATAYLSWCADQELLELTRKTLAADEQSLRLTARNGSAGKISALDVAQARTSVDSARASLARYQRQVAQDLNNLTLLVGAPLPDALPRRGLAEGMLAQVPAGLPSDLLQRRPDILQAEYQLQAANANIGAARAAFFPSVSLTANAGSASKELSGLFKGGAGAWTFQPQINLPIFNAGSLRASLDYARLQKDISVAQYEKAIQTAFQEVADGLAARQTFQQQLSAQHSLVQASQDYYNLAEHRYRIGVDSNLVFLDAQRSLFSAQQGLINDRLAQLLAEVNLFRALGGAWEDGAQAPSLARAQTLP, encoded by the coding sequence ATGCGTAACTCCCCACTGACCCTGGCGGCCCTGGCCCTGGCCCTCGGCGGCTGCTCCCTGGCCCCGGACTACCAGCGCCCGACCGCTCCCGTGGCGCCCCAGTACCCACAGGGCGCAGCCTTCGCCCCCGCTGCCGGCAACCCGGGGGCCGACTGGCAGGGACTGTTCCAGGACCCGTTGCTGCAGCAATTGATTCACAGCGCCCTGCAGAACAACCGCGACCTGCGGGTGGCGGCGCTGAATGTCGCGGCCTACCAGGCCCAGTACCGCATCCAGCGTGCCGACCTGTTCCCGGCGGTGAGCGCCGGCGCCTCGGGCAAGCGCCAGCGCCTGCCGGAACAGATGACCGGCAGCAAGGCACTGATCAGCTCCAGCTACTCCGCCAACCTGGGCATCAGTGCCTATGAGCTGGACTTCTTCGGGCGCATCCGCAGCCTCAGCCAGCAGGCGCTGATGACCTATCTGTCCAGCGAAGAGGCACGGCGCAGCGCGCAGTTGAGCCTGGTGGCCAATGTCGCCACGGCCTACCTGAGCTGGTGTGCCGACCAGGAGCTGCTGGAGCTGACCCGCAAGACCCTGGCCGCGGACGAACAGAGCCTGCGCCTGACCGCCCGCAATGGCAGCGCCGGCAAGATCTCGGCCCTGGACGTGGCCCAGGCCCGCACCAGCGTCGACAGTGCCCGCGCCAGCCTGGCCCGCTACCAGCGCCAGGTGGCCCAGGACCTGAACAACCTGACGCTGCTGGTGGGGGCACCGCTGCCCGACGCCCTGCCCCGGCGCGGGCTGGCCGAGGGCATGCTGGCCCAGGTGCCCGCGGGCCTGCCCTCGGACCTGCTGCAGCGGCGCCCGGACATTCTCCAGGCCGAGTACCAGTTGCAGGCCGCCAACGCCAATATAGGCGCGGCCCGTGCAGCGTTCTTCCCCAGCGTCAGCCTGACCGCCAACGCCGGCAGCGCCAGCAAGGAGCTGTCCGGGCTGTTCAAGGGCGGTGCCGGGGCCTGGACCTTCCAGCCGCAGATCAACCTGCCGATCTTCAATGCCGGCAGCCTGCGGGCCAGCCTGGATTACGCCCGGCTGCAGAAGGACATCAGCGTCGCCCAGTATGAAAAGGCCATCCAGACCGCCTTCCAGGAAGTCGCCGACGGCCTGGCCGCGCGCCAGACCTTCCAGCAGCAACTGAGTGCCCAGCACAGCCTGGTGCAGGCCAGCCAGGACTACTACAACCTGGCCGAGCACCGCTACCGCATCGGCGTCGACAGCAACCTGGTGTTCCTCGATGCCCAGCGCTCGCTGTTCAGCGCCCAGCAAGGGCTGATCAATGACCGCCTGGCGCAGTTGCTGGCCGAGGTAAATCTGTTCCGGGCCCTGGGTGGTGCCTGGGAGGATGGCGCGCAGGCACCGAGCCTGGCCCGCGCCCAGACCTTGCCCTGA
- a CDS encoding LysR substrate-binding domain-containing protein, translated as MLELRRLRYFVTVADELHFGRAALRLRIAQPPLTRHIAALEARLGIRLFERSTRTVCLTPEGELFLQQARGVISAVGEAEATARKIAHGAIGRIVIGYASSIPLSNAFSEMIRNTSRSLPEVELAFREVSTASQRQQLIDGSLDIGFGWGAPNLPAHGLQSLVSSRDSLVVAVPSRSAFAGRSSLGFCELAGESFVTFPSAYGSALNTALEDLCAHSGIIPRLGPTASQMTTLVSLVAAERGVAVVPDYTATLQRPGVVYVPLAEPYVLEQTVSWRTPLGSRCLERFVELARTLAAPLPAPAAGPEWRLRG; from the coding sequence ATGCTAGAGCTCCGTCGTCTGCGTTATTTCGTCACCGTTGCCGATGAATTGCACTTCGGCCGCGCCGCCCTGCGCCTGCGGATCGCCCAACCGCCGCTGACCCGGCATATCGCCGCCCTGGAGGCGCGCCTGGGCATCCGCCTGTTCGAACGCTCGACCCGCACCGTGTGCCTGACCCCGGAGGGTGAACTGTTCCTGCAGCAGGCCCGGGGGGTGATCAGTGCCGTCGGCGAGGCCGAGGCCACCGCGCGCAAGATCGCCCATGGCGCCATCGGCCGTATCGTCATCGGCTATGCCAGCTCGATTCCCCTGTCCAACGCTTTCTCCGAGATGATCCGCAACACCAGCCGCAGCCTGCCGGAGGTGGAGCTGGCGTTTCGCGAGGTGTCCACCGCCAGCCAGCGCCAGCAGTTGATCGATGGCAGCCTGGATATCGGCTTTGGCTGGGGGGCGCCCAACTTGCCGGCCCACGGTTTGCAGTCGCTGGTGAGTTCGCGCGATTCCCTGGTGGTGGCGGTGCCGTCGCGCAGCGCCTTCGCCGGCAGGAGCAGCCTGGGGTTTTGCGAACTGGCGGGGGAATCCTTCGTGACCTTTCCCAGCGCCTACGGATCGGCCCTGAACACCGCCCTGGAGGACCTCTGCGCCCACAGCGGGATCATCCCGCGCCTGGGGCCCACGGCGTCGCAGATGACCACCCTGGTGTCCCTGGTGGCGGCGGAGCGCGGGGTGGCCGTGGTGCCCGACTACACCGCGACCCTGCAGCGTCCCGGGGTGGTCTATGTGCCGCTGGCCGAGCCCTATGTGCTGGAACAGACGGTCAGTTGGCGCACGCCCCTGGGGTCGCGCTGCCTGGAGCGCTTCGTCGAACTGGCCAGGACCCTGGCAGCGCCGCTGCCGGCCCCTGCCGCGGGGCCCGAATGGCGCCTGCGCGGCTAG
- a CDS encoding MFS transporter, whose amino-acid sequence MNDLKHHASPEALPASDVSVRRRSLVAGCGAHAVHDGLTDVIYVLLPIWQAQFAMSYAQIGLLRGAYSGMMAGFQLLASRGAKRWGRERLLVGGTALAGLAYLLAGQAGGLGVLLLALLLGGLGASTQHPLASSIITDTHEAGGGVKEALSQYNFAGDIGKTLIPGLVGLLLTVISWRASVTLIGLLGLAAALALWWLIPSRAATLAMQEKAPKTVKGQGSVGGLRALILTGTLDSAVRMGFLTFLPFLLKAKGAGTAGIGLALTLLFVGGAFGKLLCGYLGARIGMMKTVWITEFTTASLIVLAVFLPYVGLMVMLPLLGLALNGTSSVLYGAVPDLAGAGKREQAFSLFYTGTIGGGALAPVLFGSLGDVTGIPLAVMALAATLLLTLPLSWYVQRGLDADARSLPSPG is encoded by the coding sequence ATGAATGACCTGAAACATCACGCCTCCCCGGAGGCATTGCCGGCGTCCGATGTGTCGGTGCGTCGCCGTTCCCTGGTGGCCGGTTGCGGCGCCCACGCGGTGCATGACGGCCTGACTGACGTGATCTATGTACTGCTGCCGATCTGGCAGGCGCAGTTCGCCATGAGCTACGCCCAGATCGGCCTGCTGCGCGGCGCCTATTCCGGGATGATGGCCGGCTTCCAGTTGCTGGCCAGCCGTGGAGCCAAGCGCTGGGGGCGCGAGCGCCTGCTGGTGGGTGGCACTGCCCTGGCCGGGCTGGCCTACCTGCTGGCGGGGCAGGCCGGGGGGTTGGGGGTGCTGCTTCTGGCGCTGCTGCTGGGCGGCCTGGGGGCCAGTACCCAGCACCCGCTGGCGTCCTCGATCATCACCGATACCCACGAGGCTGGCGGCGGGGTCAAGGAAGCGCTGTCCCAGTACAACTTCGCCGGGGACATCGGCAAGACCCTGATTCCCGGGTTGGTGGGGCTGCTGCTGACCGTGATCAGCTGGCGTGCCAGCGTGACCCTGATCGGCCTCCTGGGGTTGGCCGCTGCGCTGGCGCTGTGGTGGCTGATCCCGTCCCGGGCGGCGACCCTGGCCATGCAGGAAAAGGCGCCGAAGACGGTCAAGGGCCAGGGCTCGGTCGGCGGCCTGCGGGCACTGATCCTCACCGGCACCCTGGACAGTGCGGTACGCATGGGTTTCCTGACCTTCCTGCCGTTCCTGCTCAAGGCCAAGGGCGCCGGCACCGCCGGTATCGGCCTGGCCCTGACCCTGCTGTTCGTCGGTGGCGCTTTCGGCAAGCTGCTGTGCGGCTACCTCGGGGCGCGCATCGGCATGATGAAGACCGTGTGGATCACCGAGTTCACCACCGCCAGCCTGATCGTGCTGGCGGTATTCCTGCCCTATGTGGGGTTGATGGTGATGCTGCCGCTGCTGGGGCTGGCGCTGAACGGCACCTCGTCGGTGCTCTATGGCGCGGTGCCGGACCTGGCGGGGGCGGGCAAGCGCGAGCAGGCGTTCTCGCTGTTCTACACCGGCACCATCGGCGGCGGGGCACTGGCGCCGGTGCTGTTCGGCAGCCTCGGCGACGTCACCGGCATTCCCCTGGCGGTGATGGCCCTGGCCGCGACCCTGCTGCTGACCCTGCCGCTGTCCTGGTACGTGCAGCGTGGCCTGGACGCCGACGCCCGGTCCTTGCCCAGCCCCGGCTGA
- the aepX gene encoding phosphoenolpyruvate mutase, with protein MQEADIRRTNLSQLLRRKRCLRVLEAHSPISALLAEQSRLERGSGPSLVYDAIWSSSLTDSTHKGLPDIEILSPSNRLHGIREIFDVCSLPMIFDGDTGGKAEHFAIHVKMLDRAGVSAVVIEDKCGLKKNSLFGNAVSQLQDSIEEFCEKIRVGCANRSHEDLLIIARCESLILDKGMDDAIERCLAYVAAGADGIMIHSRKKDGLEILEFARLFRRHCPRVPLICVPTSYAHLSFDELEGAGFNAVIYANHMLRSAYMAMRDVAVGILEHGRTLEVEPRCLGIDEILDLVPGTR; from the coding sequence ATGCAGGAAGCTGATATTCGCCGAACCAACCTGAGCCAGTTGCTGCGCCGCAAGCGCTGCCTTCGCGTGCTCGAAGCCCACAGCCCGATCTCCGCTCTGCTGGCGGAGCAATCCAGGCTGGAGCGGGGCAGCGGACCGAGCCTGGTCTACGACGCCATCTGGTCCAGCTCCCTTACCGACTCGACCCACAAGGGCCTGCCGGACATCGAGATCCTCTCGCCGAGCAACCGCTTGCACGGCATCCGCGAGATCTTCGATGTGTGTTCGTTGCCGATGATTTTCGACGGCGATACCGGGGGCAAGGCCGAGCACTTCGCCATCCACGTGAAGATGCTGGACCGGGCCGGGGTCTCGGCGGTGGTGATCGAGGACAAGTGCGGGCTGAAGAAGAACTCGCTGTTCGGCAACGCGGTGAGCCAGCTCCAGGACTCCATCGAGGAGTTCTGCGAAAAGATCCGCGTGGGCTGCGCCAACCGCAGCCACGAGGATCTGCTGATCATCGCCCGTTGTGAAAGCCTGATCCTCGACAAGGGCATGGACGATGCCATCGAGCGCTGCCTGGCCTATGTCGCGGCCGGCGCCGACGGGATCATGATCCACAGCCGCAAGAAGGACGGCCTGGAGATCCTCGAGTTCGCCCGGTTGTTCCGCCGCCACTGCCCGCGTGTGCCGCTGATCTGTGTGCCCACCAGCTACGCTCACTTGAGTTTCGACGAGCTGGAGGGGGCGGGCTTCAACGCGGTGATCTACGCCAACCACATGCTGCGCAGTGCCTACATGGCCATGCGTGATGTGGCGGTGGGGATTCTCGAGCATGGCCGGACCCTGGAGGTGGAGCCGCGGTGCCTGGGCATCGACGAGATCCTCGACCTGGTGCCGGGCACCCGTTAG
- a CDS encoding pyridoxal phosphate-dependent aminotransferase: MTSSEATAVRFSLSQRALGLSAPGTSSMRSKANALKESGIKVINFAAGELSFDACEDMRAGAIEAIANARNRYTPPIGLPALREKLAQRVSQRTGAAFAANEVAVTAGAKQALYNACMVLLNPGDEVIVPTPYWETFPTQIRLAGATPVCVQTRADHYRLTVDAVRGALTERTRMIVINTPNNPTGTVYEREQLLAIAQMAQERQLWVMFDECYRGLVRQGHEHHNILALCPALKGQTVLIDSFSKSQAVTGWRVGYACAPAPVIAAMHNLQGHTTSNPSSLSQYAALNTLNADSSHFADLVNPFLQRQLHAARTYLDRLEGVSYAPPEGAFYLYIDVSSRLGGYYHGEAVRDVDHLADLLLTEAHIAVVPGSGCGDPHCIRISYAVEYEELIEGLGRFAQFISAIVID; the protein is encoded by the coding sequence ATGACAAGCAGCGAAGCCACGGCCGTCCGTTTTTCCTTGTCCCAGCGTGCGCTGGGCCTCAGTGCTCCAGGCACCTCGAGCATGCGCAGCAAAGCCAACGCCCTGAAGGAAAGCGGGATCAAGGTGATCAATTTCGCCGCCGGCGAATTGTCCTTCGATGCCTGCGAGGACATGCGCGCCGGGGCCATCGAAGCCATCGCCAATGCGCGCAATCGCTACACCCCGCCCATCGGCCTGCCGGCCCTGCGCGAGAAGCTCGCGCAACGGGTCAGCCAGCGCACCGGGGCTGCGTTCGCCGCCAATGAAGTGGCGGTCACCGCCGGGGCCAAGCAGGCGCTCTACAACGCCTGCATGGTGCTGCTTAATCCCGGGGACGAGGTGATAGTGCCAACTCCGTACTGGGAAACCTTTCCCACCCAGATCCGCCTGGCCGGCGCCACTCCGGTGTGCGTCCAGACCCGCGCCGACCACTACCGGCTGACGGTGGACGCGGTGCGTGGCGCGCTCACCGAGCGCACCCGGATGATCGTCATCAACACCCCCAACAATCCCACCGGCACCGTCTATGAACGCGAGCAACTGCTGGCCATCGCCCAGATGGCCCAGGAGCGGCAACTGTGGGTGATGTTTGACGAGTGCTATCGCGGCCTGGTGCGCCAAGGCCACGAGCACCACAACATCCTGGCGCTGTGCCCGGCATTGAAAGGGCAGACGGTGCTGATCGATTCCTTCTCCAAGAGCCAGGCGGTGACCGGCTGGCGGGTCGGCTACGCCTGCGCCCCGGCGCCGGTGATCGCGGCCATGCACAACCTGCAGGGGCACACCACCTCAAACCCCAGCAGCCTGTCCCAGTACGCCGCGCTCAATACCCTGAACGCCGATTCGTCGCACTTTGCCGACCTGGTCAACCCGTTCCTGCAACGCCAGCTGCACGCCGCACGCACCTACCTCGACCGTCTGGAAGGGGTGAGCTATGCGCCGCCGGAAGGCGCCTTCTACCTGTATATCGATGTCTCTTCCCGGCTCGGCGGCTACTACCACGGCGAAGCGGTGCGCGATGTGGATCACCTGGCCGACCTGCTGCTGACCGAGGCGCACATCGCGGTGGTGCCCGGCTCCGGTTGTGGCGACCCCCACTGCATCCGCATTTCCTACGCCGTGGAATATGAGGAACTGATCGAGGGCCTGGGCCGTTTCGCCCAGTTCATCTCGGCGATCGTCATCGACTGA
- a CDS encoding MFS transporter — translation MNSRQHCARIALFLCGCAAFLNLYATQGILQEFAQSFQVSIREAGWSITVTTLAVALTAPFVSRFTGRFDQRRVIVVAALLLAVPAGLAAYAGSFTQLLVWRLVEGMLIPVVFATSVAYIGDRWSGGTVTEVTSLYVAGTVLGGFAGRFVTGFMTEYVGWREAFALLAGLSLLIGVAIHLLLPANPPLTAPRASGGLSALRELCRRPLLAAYGVGFCVLFSQVATFTYAGLYLSQAPFDLGAAALGAIYSVFLLALVVIPIAGRLSKSRPQAELLVAAALLGVCGSALTLLPSLWLIVLGLALSSTGVFLAQAAANSFTTATARHNKAGAVGLYLTCYYLGGSFGAVVPALLWSHWGWQGCVALIVLFQLLSLLIAWGGWKPLEPQTPVAAREPSNPIDSSSNKEYVR, via the coding sequence ATGAATTCGCGTCAGCATTGTGCGCGCATCGCCCTGTTTCTGTGTGGTTGTGCGGCATTTCTCAACCTGTATGCGACCCAGGGCATTCTCCAGGAATTTGCCCAGAGCTTTCAGGTGAGCATCCGGGAAGCCGGCTGGAGCATCACCGTCACCACCCTGGCGGTGGCCCTCACTGCGCCCTTTGTCAGCCGCTTTACCGGGCGTTTCGATCAGCGCCGGGTGATTGTGGTGGCCGCGCTGTTGCTGGCGGTGCCGGCGGGGCTGGCGGCCTATGCCGGCAGCTTTACCCAACTGCTGGTCTGGCGCCTGGTGGAGGGCATGCTGATCCCGGTGGTGTTCGCCACCAGCGTGGCCTATATCGGCGACCGCTGGAGCGGCGGCACCGTGACCGAAGTCACCAGTCTGTATGTCGCCGGCACCGTGCTGGGCGGCTTTGCCGGGCGTTTTGTCACCGGTTTCATGACCGAATACGTGGGCTGGCGCGAAGCCTTTGCCTTGCTCGCGGGCCTGAGCCTGCTGATCGGGGTGGCCATTCATTTGCTGCTGCCGGCCAACCCGCCCCTGACCGCGCCCCGGGCATCCGGCGGCCTCAGTGCCCTGCGCGAGCTGTGCCGGCGGCCCTTGCTGGCAGCCTACGGCGTGGGCTTCTGCGTGCTGTTCTCGCAAGTGGCCACCTTTACCTACGCCGGGCTCTATCTGAGCCAGGCGCCGTTCGACCTGGGGGCTGCTGCCCTGGGCGCGATCTACAGCGTGTTCCTGCTGGCCCTGGTGGTGATCCCCATCGCCGGGCGCCTGAGCAAGTCGCGGCCCCAGGCCGAGCTGCTGGTGGCCGCGGCGTTGCTCGGGGTCTGCGGTTCGGCCCTGACCCTGCTGCCGTCGCTGTGGCTGATCGTGCTGGGCCTGGCCCTGAGTTCCACCGGAGTGTTCCTGGCCCAGGCCGCCGCCAACTCCTTTACCACCGCCACCGCCCGCCACAACAAGGCCGGCGCCGTGGGCCTGTACCTGACCTGCTACTACCTGGGCGGCAGTTTTGGCGCCGTGGTCCCGGCCCTGCTCTGGAGCCACTGGGGCTGGCAGGGCTGCGTGGCGCTGATCGTGCTGTTCCAACTGCTGTCGCTGCTGATTGCCTGGGGCGGCTGGAAGCCCCTCGAACCCCAAACCCCGGTCGCGGCTCGCGAACCGTCCAACCCGATAGATTCATCATCCAACAAGGAATACGTGAGGTGA
- a CDS encoding helix-turn-helix transcriptional regulator: MSLTSSIANLETPHFYFELGQLISSSGHPQFASEMLQLVDKLVPLTQLVLSEWTLDERQASPLAITLLGRAGLHKDLPLPEPPRRHDPLLQQMLEMDDSLLIQMNAQARSGPSRTTAHQCHLVSRKANRRCVIALYRAPDQGGFSLSELSFLKSLSQTLLPLLERHAQLHRQQALKNLRSWSAKPADALQQTPLQREFDERLSLGDITLSAREKEVCLGLLTGGTVPEMAQRLSVKNSSVETYLKRAAAKLGVSGRHGLAKWMVGA; this comes from the coding sequence ATGAGTCTGACCAGCAGTATTGCGAACCTGGAAACCCCGCACTTCTACTTCGAACTGGGGCAGTTGATTTCCAGCTCCGGCCACCCGCAGTTCGCCAGCGAAATGCTGCAACTGGTGGACAAGCTGGTGCCACTGACCCAACTGGTACTCAGCGAATGGACCCTGGACGAACGCCAGGCCAGCCCCCTGGCCATTACCCTGCTGGGCCGCGCCGGGCTGCACAAGGACCTGCCACTGCCGGAGCCGCCGCGACGCCATGACCCGCTGCTGCAGCAGATGCTGGAAATGGACGACTCGCTGCTGATTCAAATGAATGCCCAGGCCCGCAGCGGCCCTTCCCGCACCACCGCGCACCAATGCCACCTGGTCTCGCGCAAAGCCAATCGCCGCTGTGTCATCGCCCTCTACCGGGCTCCCGACCAGGGCGGCTTTTCCCTGTCCGAACTGTCGTTTCTCAAGAGCCTGTCGCAGACCCTGCTGCCGTTGCTGGAACGCCACGCCCAGCTGCACCGGCAACAGGCCCTGAAGAACCTGCGCAGCTGGAGTGCCAAGCCCGCCGATGCCTTGCAGCAGACACCGCTGCAACGGGAGTTCGATGAGCGCCTGTCCCTGGGTGACATCACCCTCTCGGCGCGGGAAAAGGAAGTCTGCCTGGGGTTGCTGACCGGCGGCACCGTGCCGGAAATGGCCCAGCGCCTGAGCGTCAAGAACAGCTCGGTGGAAACCTACCTCAAGCGCGCCGCCGCCAAGCTCGGGGTCAGCGGCCGTCACGGGCTGGCCAAGTGGATGGTCGGCGCCTGA
- the fumC gene encoding class II fumarate hydratase, which translates to MRLESDSMGSISVPSNKYWGAQTERSIHNFPIGRARFQWGAPMIRSMGILKKAAALANLKLGELPEAIALPIVKAADEVISGQLDEHFPLVVFQTGSGTQSNMNANEVIANRAIEMLGGELGSKKPIHPNDHVNRGQSSNDTFPTAMYMVVVTEIFETLLPGVSVLRDTLFEKAEQYRDVVKVGRTHLQDATPITLGQEIGGWVEQIDYALAAIQHNLTGLYDLAIGGTAVGTGLNSHPQFGDECARIIAELTGYPFKSCANKFFALSAHDALINTSAAIRTLAMALMKIANDVRWLASGPRCGIGEIDIPENEPGSSIMPGKVNPTQCEALTMVCTQVFGNDATVAFAGSQGNFQLNVYKPVMVHNVLESITLLAESCRAFNDHCAVGIEPNRARIEANIEKNLMLVTALNRHIGYDKAAIIAKTAHHEGKSLREVAQQLGYVSAADFDRYVVALDMTHP; encoded by the coding sequence ATGCGTCTTGAATCCGACTCGATGGGTTCCATTTCGGTACCGTCCAACAAGTACTGGGGAGCCCAGACCGAACGCTCCATCCACAACTTCCCCATTGGCCGTGCACGCTTCCAGTGGGGGGCGCCGATGATCCGCAGCATGGGCATCCTGAAGAAGGCCGCGGCCCTGGCCAACCTCAAGCTCGGCGAGCTGCCGGAAGCCATTGCGCTGCCCATCGTCAAGGCGGCGGATGAGGTGATCAGCGGGCAACTGGACGAGCATTTCCCGCTGGTGGTGTTCCAGACCGGTTCCGGCACCCAGTCCAACATGAACGCCAACGAAGTGATCGCCAACCGGGCCATCGAGATGCTCGGCGGCGAGCTGGGCAGCAAGAAGCCGATCCACCCCAACGACCACGTCAACCGTGGCCAGTCGTCCAACGACACCTTCCCCACGGCGATGTACATGGTGGTGGTGACGGAGATCTTCGAAACCCTGCTGCCGGGCGTCTCGGTGCTGCGCGACACGCTGTTCGAGAAGGCCGAGCAGTACCGCGATGTGGTCAAGGTCGGACGCACCCACTTGCAGGACGCCACCCCCATCACCCTGGGCCAGGAGATCGGTGGCTGGGTCGAGCAGATCGACTATGCCCTGGCGGCCATCCAGCACAACCTCACCGGCCTCTACGACCTGGCCATCGGCGGCACGGCGGTGGGCACCGGGCTCAACTCCCACCCGCAGTTCGGCGACGAGTGCGCACGAATCATCGCCGAGCTCACCGGCTACCCGTTCAAGTCCTGCGCCAACAAGTTCTTCGCCCTGTCGGCCCATGACGCGCTGATCAACACCTCGGCGGCGATCCGCACCCTGGCCATGGCCCTGATGAAGATCGCCAACGACGTGCGCTGGCTGGCCAGCGGGCCGCGCTGCGGCATCGGCGAGATCGACATTCCAGAGAACGAGCCGGGCTCCTCGATCATGCCGGGCAAGGTCAACCCGACCCAGTGCGAGGCGCTGACCATGGTCTGTACCCAGGTCTTCGGCAACGACGCCACCGTGGCCTTCGCCGGCAGCCAGGGCAATTTCCAGCTCAACGTCTACAAGCCGGTGATGGTGCACAACGTGCTGGAAAGCATCACCTTGCTGGCCGAGTCCTGCCGGGCCTTCAACGACCACTGCGCGGTGGGCATCGAGCCGAACCGGGCGCGCATCGAGGCCAATATCGAGAAGAACCTGATGCTGGTGACCGCCCTCAACCGCCACATCGGCTATGACAAGGCCGCGATCATCGCCAAGACCGCCCACCACGAGGGCAAGTCGCTGCGGGAAGTGGCCCAGCAGCTGGGCTATGTCTCGGCGGCGGATTTCGACCGCTACGTGGTGGCCCTGGACATGACCCACCCCTGA